The genomic region GGCTGCACGTTGCGATGATCACGAGATCGATGTCTTCTACAGTAAGACCAGCACACGCCATTGCGTGTTGAGCAGCAACAGTCGCTAGTTCAGAGGTATTTACATGACTGATACGACGGTTTTCGATACCAGTTCGAGTTCGAATCCACTCGTCAGACGTATCAATAAAAGTGCTTAGGTCATCATTAGACAGCACGGCTGGTGGCAGACACTTTCCCCAGCCCGTAATTTCGGCGTAAAATTTTGTCATCATTTACCTGTTTATTGTTTGTTTTTATTTAAGTATCGTATTCTAGTTTTAAACAGTATAAGCGTTCCGTGCGTGATTCGTAAATCGCGTTAGCCACGGAGTTACAATAAAAGAGAAAGTTATGTCTACATTCAACACTCGTTGCCCTTCTTGCGGTGGCGTAAACCGAGTTCCTTCAGAAAGAATTTCAGAAAGCCCTACTTGTGGTAAGTGCAAAAACGCATTGCTAGACGGCGCGCCAATCGAAGGCACGTCATTGAATTTCCAATCTATTTTGAACAGTTCACAGCCTGTGGTTGTCGATTTTTGGGCAACATGGTGCAACCCATGTGTAGGC from Vibrio gigantis harbors:
- the trxC gene encoding thioredoxin TrxC; translated protein: MSTFNTRCPSCGGVNRVPSERISESPTCGKCKNALLDGAPIEGTSLNFQSILNSSQPVVVDFWATWCNPCVGFAPVFSDVAKERAGDVRFVKIDTEAQQQLAATYQIRSIPTVMVFKNGQRVDTINGALPKGQFDQWLNQALDK